TCGCCTTCCCAAATAAGAGCGGTGTCATCTCGCCGTGGGCCGTCTGAGTGGCGGTCAATGCAGTTGAGCGCGATGTTTGTCTTCCCGCCAACAAACCACCTGGGCCAGGGGAAGCCGCCGCTCATGTCGAGCAATTCGTCGTAGGGCCGCTGCCACTCGAAATTGATGTCATCGAGAACGACTTCCCAAAAACGCCGAATGTCTTTGACCGACCAGGCCAGGAGTTCTTGCCAGTCCGAGTGCCCAAGCTTTTTCATGAGCCGGGCAACGTGGCTGTTTTCCAGAAAGTCATCGTTCGGCCGCCAGATGATGTTGGAGTCGGTCATCGAATCTATCCCCTAAAAATCAAAACCTTGAATTAAACATCAAAAGACCGGAACCTTTCTTCGAAAGAAAGGTTCCAGACTTCCAAAGAACTTAATAATGCCCTCTCCAGTGAGAGAAGGGTGGCGTGAGGGCGGGTGGAGAGAGTCGCTACTTTCGCGCAGCCTCGTTAATCCACACCGAAAATCTTGTGCCCCGGTAAACATCGAACCTATCGCCTGAGGGGTGCTTCATCTTTTGCGGGGGGTCGTGTTTGCCCTCGGCGATGCCTTCAACGAGTTCAGCCATCTCGCCGATGATCGAGGGATCCGGAAATGCATCGGTGTGGCCTGAGCAAACCCACTTCACTTCGTTCTCGTTCGCTATTTTCTCAAGTTTTCTGAGTGAGGGGCCATAGTCCGAGAGCACGGCTGTCGCCACCCGAAGGTTGAGCGGCTGAAGTGGTTTTACGAGATCGCCGGAGATAAGAACGCCCTCTTTGTCATCTAGCAAAGATATAGAGCACGGCGAATGCCCTGGCGTGTCCCAAACGCGGAGCGTGCGCCCGCCAAGGTCCAGTACGTCGCCCTCTTTTACCTCGCGGCCTACCTTGCCGGGCTTTATCTTATAGCCCTCGGGCTCGAACTCTGGTGGAAACGGGAGGCCGTCTGCCCATCCCGAAATGACCTCGGTGCAGCGGACGGCATGGTCGTTGGTGAGTTGATCTGCCCCAAGTGGGTGAACGCCGACCGACTCCCAGCGGTGAGCCGAGCCGATGTGGTCCCAATGGGTGTGGGTAAGCACATGCTCGATGGGCTTGTCGGTTAAACTCTCGCACAGCGCGCGGAGGTCGCCAAAGCCCACGCCGCCGTCCAGGAGCAGGGCTTTTTCATCGCCGATGAAAAGAAACATCTTCCATCGACCGCCCTCGGTGAGTTGATAGGTGCCCGGTGCGATTTCCTCGACCCTGTACCAGCCCTCGGGACTCATGATGTTTCCCCTTTCGGTGAGTTTGTCTCTGCGCTATTTTCTTGCGTTATCGTTCGTCCAGACCTTGACGCCCGAAACGTCGTACTCATCGATGACGCCCCACTTTCCGGCCTCAACTTTTTTCGGCGGCTCATGTTTTCCGGCCCATATGTCCTCAACGACACCGGCCATCTGTCCGATGATCGAGCGGTCGGAGTGGGGGCCCGTGTGGCCCGAGCAGACCCACTTGGCTTCATTCTCCTCAGCGATTTTTTCAAGCGTGCGCAGCGAGGGGCCGTACTCGGAAAAAACGGCGGTGGGCACCTGAATGAAGAGCACCTCGCCGGACCTCACGAGATCGCCCGTGACGAGGACGCCCTCTTTGTCGTCGTAGAGCGAAATGGAGCAGGGCGAATGTCCCGGCGTGTCCCACACTCTTAGCGTACGACCGCCAAGATCGATAACGTCGCCCTCTTTTACTTCCCAGCCGAAGTTGCCGGGCGGGATGGTGAAGCTTCCCGGATCGAAACCCTCGGGAAAGGGCTTTCCCTTCCAGTTTTCGACAAAATCCTTGCAGCCGGCCGAATAATCGTTCGCGAGCTGTGCTTTCCCATTGGGGTGAACGCCGATGGCGTCCCACTCGTGCATGGCACCGACGTGGTCCCAATGGGTGTGGGTCAAGACATGATCGATGGGCAAATCCGTGATGCTCTCGCAGAGCTTGCGGACGCTCCCGACGCCGATGCCGCCATCGAGCACGAGGGCTTTTTCCTCGCCGATGAAAAGAAAGATATTCCATCGGCTCGCCTCTGTGAACATGTAGGTGTTCGGTGCGAATTCCTGAACGTCGTACCAGTTTTGAGTGTCCATATTCTCTCTCTCTGGCTAGGGGTGGCTTGAACCTCTGGCGAGACGGTCATCTCGACCACTGCCCTGAGGCAGGTCGCCCCAGGGCAGTGGTCGTTTATTTTCGCGCGGCGTCGTTAATCCAGACCTTGACGCGGGGGAAGACGTACTCGTCGACCTCACCCCAGTTGCCAGCGTCTACTTTATTGGGCGGATCGTGCTTGCCGGCCTGGAGCTCTTCAAGCTGTTGGGCAAACTCGCCGATGACCGAAGGATCGGGGTAAGGCGGGGTGTGTCCCGAGGTGATCCACCGCACCTCGACCTCGGAGGCGAGTTTTTCCATCTTTCGCAGCGAAGGCGGATAGTCCGAAAGCACCGCCGTGGGCACCTGGATGAACAGGCACTCCTCGGGGCGAATGAGGTCGCCCGAGACGAGGATTTTCTCGCGCTCATCGTATAGCGAAATGCTGCAGGGAGAGTGGCCAGGGGTGTCGTAAACCTGAAACTTGCGGTTCCCCAGGTCGAAGCTGTCGCCCTCTTGAAGCGTCCAGCCGAAGTTGGCGGCGGGGATATCGTAATTATCCGCGTCGAACCAATCCGGAAACGTATTGCCGCTAGAGGTCCACATCTTTGCGAACCCCTGGGCGTTCTTGGTGAGGTTCTGGGCCAGCAGGCCTTTTCCGGCGGGATGAACGCCCACATTGTCCCAGAGGTGCGCGGCACCAACGTGGTCCCAATGGGTGTGGGTGAGAATATGATCGATGGGAAGATCGGTGATGCTCTCATGGAGCTTGCGCAGGTTGCCTATCCCGATGCCGCCGTCGATGGAAAGGGCTTTTTCATCTCCCACCAGCAGGAGCATGTTGAAGCGCCCGCCCTCGGTAATCTGATAGCTTCCGGGTGCGAACTCGTTGACGGTGTACCAATCCTGGGTGTCCATGGGTTCTTTCTCCTATAAATGTGGCAAATCCGCGCATTCGGACAAACACCCAGTGGGTGAGCACCCGACAGGTGAGTGCCCGAAAGGTAAAGACTCGTCGCGCAGCGGCATAATGAAATAAAGTCTCAGTTGAACTTTCCGTTAATCTAGCCCCGCGAGAGCGCCAGATCAAGTAAACGTATCAGCCCTTGAAAACGGGGTCGGGTTGGCTGAAATAGCTCCCAATCAAGTGGAAAACGATCTCGAAATTCTTCATCTGAAGGCTGGCATGCGAGATGCCGGGCATCACTGCGAACTGCTTGTCCGGGTTGGGTAGCAGATTGAAGAACTCGATCAAGTCTTCATACGAGGCGATGCCATCCCACTCCCCGCGTGTGATGAGCACGGGCACTGTCAGTTTGCGGGGATTGATCACGGGCAGGTGCCGCGTCATGTCGATATAGGTGCCGTTTGGCACCGAGTCGTCGAGCTCGCAGCAAGCCTCGGCAAAAGCCTTGATCACGTCAGGCCGGGCGGCCTTGGCGTGCTTATCGCGGCTGAAAATGGTGCGGATAAATTTCGAGTGGATGGCCCGCCGGTCGGTGGCCTTGGCCGTGGCGAATTTTTTGGCCCTGTCCTTGAGGGTGGGGCTTCCCTTTCCGGTCCAGACAAAGGCGTCGAGGATGACGCGTTTTACGAACTGGGGATACTTTTGCGCGAACAGCGCCGCCCGGAGTGCGCCCGAGGAGATGCCGTACATCAAGAAAGACTTGGCCCCCGAAGTCTTGCGAATATATTTCGCCGTGGCCAGAAGGTCCTCGGCCCCGCGTTTAATGCCGGCGTGGACTTTCCTGTCCTTCGTCGAGCGGCCATAGCCTTCATGGTCCACCGTCCAAACGTCGAAATTGCGCTCGGCCAGATAGTCCATTAAGGAATGTCCCGGCCTGCCCGGCACAGTGAGGTCGAAACTCGGGGTCGAGGCCATCGAGGAGCCGTGCACGAGGATGACAGAGCCCGCTGGTTTTCTAAGACCTTGCCGGCGTTTTCGCCACATATAAAGATCGGCGCCGCCGTGGTGTGTCCAATGCTCAGAACCAATAATTTTCACCTTCGCCATGGTGTTTCCTTTCAATGATAGTTAAAGAGGCAACAAAGTTCAGTGTTTTGGTTTTTCCCTTGGGTGGCGCGAGCTTTCAGCGTACTATGGCGGGCTCAAAATGAAAATTGGTCCTCAGCTGTTCCCCAAGCGGAATTTTTCCATACTGGAGGGAAATTCGGTGGAGTTTGGATTCGATCATGTGCATTTTTTGGTGAGCGACGTTCGGGCGCTGACCGAATATTTTGAGCGTGTTTTCGAAATGGAAACGCTTGAATTTCTTGACGACCACAAGGGGGCCGCCTATTCGATTTTTCAGCTCGGCAGCGGCACCTTGAGAATTCGCGGAATGCGCGAGGACGATGTGCCCGATGCCCGGCAGCCCAACCTTGTCGAGGGGCTCGACCATGTGGGATTTGCTGTCGATGACGTTGAGGCCTCGGTGGCCTGGCTCGAATCGAGGGGGGCCGAGGTTTTGATGCCTTCCCAGAGGACAGGAATCGGTGGGCGCTCGATTGCGTTCATCAAGGGGCCAGGGAACGTTCGAATCGAGCTTTGCGAGCGAGTGTCTCATAGCGAGCCAAAATCTTGATCGAGGGCGGGGAGGGGACAGAGGCAGCGACAAAGAGCGGCACAGTGGAATTGGTGGCGGGCTGCACCTCTTTGGTGATTGTGTGGGGGCTGACCCAGCCGGTTATCAAAGCGGCCTACGCGGGCTTGAGCCCCTTCGCGCTCATCTGGCTTCGAGCCGCCCTCTCCGCGCTCACGCTTACTGTCTGGATGCTCGTCATGCGTGTGCCAGATCGCGTGACTCATACCAACCCAAGGGCCGAACTGGGCCACCGCATTCTCAACGGTATTCTCCACAACGCCTATATCCTTTTTCTCTATATCGGAATGACGAGCACCCAGGCCGCAAGGGCCTCGATTCTTCTCTATACCCAGCCGGTCTGGGTCATGCTATTTGCCGCCCTCGTGTTTCCCGGCGAGCGCATCACCCCCCGGCGTGCGCTGGGCTTTGGCGCGGCGATGGCGGGAACTGTTGTTATTTTCGCGCAACGCCTGGCGGGGCAAAGCGAACTGTGGGCCGATTCGTTTCTCGTCATAGCCGCCGTGTTGTGGGCCGTTCAGGCAATTCACTTCAAGCGTTTCTTGAGTGGCTCGGACATGTTCGCCGTGACGAGGTGGGCGATGCTCATCGGCACGCCGCTTTACCTCGCGCTGTCGTTGCTGACCGAGGACGGCGGGCGCTACGCTTTTGGAGCCGCCGAGATTTATGCGGTTTTCCATATGGGCGTTATTTCAAGTGGCCTGATACTCGTGCTTTGGGCGCATCTGATGCTCAAACACTCGCCTGCACGGGTTTCGGTGTTCTTGTTCTTGACGCCCGCTGTGGGGGTGGCCGCCAGCGCGATCATCCTCGGCGAGTCCCTTGGCTGGAATCTTCTCGCGGGAGCCGTCCTGACGATATCCGGTGTGTGGCTGGTTACGGTGGAGGGGCGGAAGTCGCTCTCTAAATAATTTTTTAGCTCAAAATAATTTTTGAAATGACTTGTGGTTAAATTTTTATTCGATTGAGGAGGTATTCTCATGCCAGAATTAATTGAGGCCCCGACGCGGATCGAGGCGGCGGGAAATAAACCGAAGTTGATTGATGAGTATATTGGGCGCGTGAACTCAGGCGAGGAGGGGGCGAGTATTGCCCACATGCGCAGCCCGGGGGGCTGGGTTGAGCCGGGGCAGACGCCAGAGTTCGATGAGTTTACGGTGGTATTAAAAGGCGCGCTTCGCGTTGAATACGAGGGTGGCGCGATGGAAGTGAACGCCGGGCAGGTGGTGGTGTGCCGGGGGGGCGAGTGGGTGCGCTACTCGACGCCGGGGGCGGCGGGGGCGGAGTACATCGCGGTGTGCCTTCCCGCCTTTTCGATGGAAACGGTGAGCCGGGATTAAGAATCGAAACGCTGTAAGCCTATCTCTCGAACACGCTCTCGGGAACGAGCACCGCGCCCTCCATCAGCCGGCGGGCCGTCCGGTAGACAATGATTTTTTCGGCATGGGGGCCGTCAGCCGTTTCGGATACATATGCGCCGATGGGCTGAGTGCCCGAGGCGTGCCCGAGCAGCAGATCGCCTTCCTTGGTTCGCGCCGCCTCGTAGGGAATCGATCCTGGAATGCGGGCGGCGACGGCGAGGCACATTGAGCCCGTGAGCGGATAGGCGCGGTGGATCGTGCCCATCGTCATCATCCGGCTCAGGATGTCGTATGTGTCCGCCGGGACGAGGGAGCCTGCCTGATCGAGATATTCGCCTGGCGGCGCGACGATACCGACTTTGGGAACCAGTGGTGAGAACTCCGATGCGCTGCGCCTGTCGGGCGATATTCCCATGCGGACAGCAGCCTCGGCACGAATCTGCTCAAGATTCACCATGACTCCGCGATTGGTATCAATTGCACCGGGCGCCTCTGTCCCCGAGATGCCCAAATCCCGTGCGCGCACGAAAATACAAGGAGTAGTGGCGTCCACCATGCTCACCGCAATTTCCCCAATCCCCTCGATGTCGAATATATCTACGGGGGCTCCGGAGGGAAGAAGTTTGCCCGTTGATGCGCCGCCAGGATCGGTGAATTCAAGCCGGATGGGAGAGCCGGTGCCAGCGACGCCGGGAAGCTCGTAATCGCCTTCGACGGCTGCACAGCCCCCTTCGACTTGAAATTTCGAGATGATAATTTTCCCGGTGTTCGTGTTGTGAATGCGCACAGTAGCCTCGCCGTCGGCAGGAGAAGGGACAAGTCCTTCATCGACGGCAAAATGTCCGACCGCGCTCGACATGTTTCCGCAATTGCCGGCGTAGTCCACCTGCGGGGAGTTGATCGATACCTGCCCAAAGGTGAAGTCCACGTCGGCGTCCGGCCGGGATGAAGGAGCGATGAAAGCGACCTTGCTTAGTGAAGGGGTGCCCCCACCCAGGCCGTCTAGCTGCCTGCTATTCGGGTCCGGGCTGCCGATGGCGCGCAGAAAAATGGCGTCCCGAATCTTCGGGTCCTCTGTCATGTCTTTAGCGTGAAAAAATATGGCGCGGCTTGTGCCGCCCCGGTAGAAGGCGGCGGGTATCTTTCTTTGAGTCATTGAATAGTGCCGCCATGAGCGCTAAAAGCACGGGGCGGCTCCTTTTGTTACAGGGAGGCTAGTCATACACCTCGGGGTTGACGAGTGACGCGACGCGCTCTCCCTCGACGGCGCGGCGAATATTTTCGCAGAGGAACTCAACGCTGCGCCTCTGGACACCTGCGGAGTGTGTTGAATTGTGCGGTGAGATGAGGGCATTAGGCATGCCCAGGAGCGGGTGCCCATCAGGCAGGGGTTCGGGCTCGGTTACGTCGAGACCTGCGCCGCCTAGTTTGCCACCAGCCAATGCTGAGGCGAGGGCGTCCGAATCTATGTGGGCGCCACGACCGACGTTGATGAGAAAAGCCGAGTCTTTCATCATTTCCAATTCATTTTCTCCGATTAGCCCTCTATTTTCTTCAGTGAGAGGCATTGAGAGAATGACGTAGTCGGCGTGGGGAAGAAGATCCCCCAGACTTTCAACTTCCTCGATGGCAAATCCCTCTGGTTTGAATTTTCCTCTGGTGCGTGTGTGGGCAAGGATTTTCATTCCGAAGGGGGCGCTGCGCTTAGCGACGCCTTGGCCGATATTTCCCAGGCCGACAATGCCGAGTGTCGCGCCCTTTAATTCGTTGTGTTGGACTGTAGTGCGGCCCAATTTCCAGAGCCATGGCCGTCGCGAAAGCATGAGCATGAAGGTAAGCGCATGCTCGGTGATAGGATCGGCCCGAACGATACCGGGGGTATTCATTGCCGGGATATTCAGGGCCGTCGCCGTGGCGACATCAACCGAATCCATGCCGGTCCCACCTCGGCCGACGGCGCACAGGTCGGGGGCGGCGCGCATCATCTCTCCCGTGAGGGGTGCAAAACCTGTGATCATGACTCGCGCGGTTTTTGCCTCGCGAAGAATCGTCTCTGTGTCGAACGATTCGGGGATGACCAACTCGCAGCTTTCGTGCAGGCATTCGCGCAGCAATTGTTGTTTTTCTGGATTGAGAATACTTTTGTCCACATGTAATACGCGATGCGCCATTGGTGTTGTCTCCTGGCCTTAGAATAAAACTATTCTTGTTAGTCGTAAATCTCTGGGTTGACGAGCGCCTCAACCTGCTCGCCCTCGACGGCGAGGCGGATGCTCTCTGCCAGCAGGGCGTAGCTAATCGTTTGCGTGTTCAGAGTCTGGGCGGCGCAATGGGGCGAGATGGCGACGTTCTCGAACTTCATGATTGGGTGGTTCTCGGAATCAGGATCGAGATCCACAACGTCGAGCCCTGCGCCAGCGATTTCACCTTTCTCAAGAGCTGAAACTAGGGCGCCTGTTACAACATGGCCGCCTCTTGAAATGTTCACTAGAAATGCCGATGGCTTCATTAAAGCGAGTTCTTTCTCGCCGATGATCCCTTCAGTGTTCGCATTGAGCGGAAGCGAGAGGACCACGAAGTCCACGCGGGGAAGCATTTCATCGAGCGAGGAAACTTCTTCGACAGAGAATCCTTCGGGCTTGAATTTTCCTTGTGTTCGTGTGAAAGCGAGCACTTCCATTTCAAAGCCGGCGCAGCGTTTGGCGATTCCCTGGCCAATGTTACCAAGCCCAACAATGCCAACCGAACATTCTGATAACTGAACATGAAGCGGAGGGCGCTTCTCCCCGCGCCAGAGCCAGGGTTTTCTCGCCAGGAGCATCATCATCGTTAGGGCATGCTCGGCCACCGGTGTGGCACGCATCCAGCCTGGGGCGTGCGCTACGGGGATTTTCATGGCGGTGGCGGCCCCGACGTCGATAGAATCAACCCCGGTGCCTGCCTTGCCAACCACGCGTAAATTCGGGGCCGCTTTCATCATCTCTGCTGTGATGCCGGCGAGCCCGGTTACGAGGGCACTCGCAGATTCGAGTTCCTTATAGAAGGTATCTCCCTCGAATACTTCGGGGACATATAACTCGTAGCCCTCTGCTAAATTTTCGGAAAGAAATTTTTGGCGGTCCGGATTTTTCCAACTTGGGTCGACGGCGATAACACGATAAGTCATGTGTGGTGCTCCTTGAGGGAAATTGGGATTTCTCGGTTTTGAATTTGTCTTTGGCCCCGGTCATGCTTGATATGCCGGGTTGCCATGCAGGTGGTAGTTCTGCCATGTCCTTCTCGAGGCCGTCCCGCTCAAGTCGGTCACGGAACCAGGTCTCGTCAATCCTGTTTGTGCCGGCATCCATCGGCGTCATGTCTGTAAAATTTTGAATGCCGTTTCCATATGGGCCGTGGAAATAAAAAGCCCTGTTCTCGCCGAGGGTGCCGTCTCCCGCAGTGTGGGTTGGACTGTGAACCACTGGTCCGCCCATGATTTCTATACCGTGGGCGCTTATGTGTTTTTCCCAGGCCTCGAGGGTTTGTTTTCCTTCAACCTCGTAGGCGATGTGGTGGAGTCCGACACCGGGCTCTCGTAAGGCTTCGCCCCGAGGAGGTGGTCCTGACTCGGGAATGTAGCAGATAAGGAAGATTTCGTGGTGAAGCTCGCCACTGCTCATGAAGCAGATGCCCCATTTGCTGTGAGGGTTATCGCCCGGTTCGTAGCGATCAGAGACGCGATAGCCCATTACGTCCCTATAGAATTCCATGGATTCATCCAGGTCATGGACCTTGATGCAGACGTGCTGATCCCGTCTGATAGGAGGTGGTCTTGAGTCCATTCTAGGTTCTCCTATGCAGCAGAATAAAAAATTTAGGGGACACACAATTGAAATGGTATTTGTACGAAAAGGCACCCAATGGCACGAATATTTTCACAAATAGATTTTTAGTGTCGAGCTATTATCCTTTGCCCGAAAGGAATGTCAAGAACTTGATGAACTGGTTTTAAAGCCATGGATAAGGTGTGCAGCCTGTCGGTAGTATGATAAAGGGTGGTTATCAATTTTTGAAAGGGTTGCCGGGTAAGATGTATTTCTTTTAGCGGCGCTCTTATTTTTTTGATAGAGATCAAACTTAAATTAGGGGTTTCTCAAGCCATGGGATTTCCCGGAGGAGGTTGTATGAAAGCTATTCATGTTCATGAATTCGGCGGCCCGGAGGTGATGAAATTCGAGGACGCTGCGGACCCAACAGCGGGTGCGGGACAGATTCTTGTCGATATGAGGGCGGCGGGTGTTAATCCGGTAGACACAACTTTCCGATCGGGTGCACACCCACTGTCGAAATCTCTCGAGCTTCCTTGGACGCCGGGCATTGACGCTGCAGGGGAGGTCATCGAAGTTGGAGCGGGAGTCGAGGGCTTCAAGGCGGGTGATCGTGTGTTCGGTGCTGCGATGAGTGGAGGTTATGCCGAAAAAGCGACGCTCAATGCACTTCGTACTGCCCACATTCCCTCGAACCTTTCATTCGAGGATTGCGCCTCGTTTCCGGTGGTTCTCTACACGGCGTTTTATGCTGTTGTCGTCAAGGGGGGCATCCAGCCTGGCCAGACGTTTCTAATCCATGCAGGGGCGGGTGGTGTTGGCTCTATGGCGATTCAGATTGCCAAGGCCTCAGGAGCAAAGGTTATTACGACGGTGAGCTCGAAGGAGAAGGGTGATGTCGCGGCATCGCTCGGTGCCGATGTGGTTGTGAACTATCGCGATGAGGATTTCGCTAGCAGGTGTGCCTCTGAAACTGGTGGGCAGGGTGTGGATGCCGTGATTGAAATGGTGGCGACCGAAAATTTCGACGGGAGTTGCCGGGCTCTCAAAAAAGGCGGCACGATGGTTCTTCTTGGCTCCGGGACCGGTAAGAACCCAACCGGCTCGATCAGCTATCCGCCATTTTATTCCAAGGACATTGATG
The window above is part of the Nitrospinaceae bacterium genome. Proteins encoded here:
- a CDS encoding MBL fold metallo-hydrolase; its protein translation is MDTQDWYTVNEFAPGSYQITEGGRFNMLLLVGDEKALSIDGGIGIGNLRKLHESITDLPIDHILTHTHWDHVGAAHLWDNVGVHPAGKGLLAQNLTKNAQGFAKMWTSSGNTFPDWFDADNYDIPAANFGWTLQEGDSFDLGNRKFQVYDTPGHSPCSISLYDEREKILVSGDLIRPEECLFIQVPTAVLSDYPPSLRKMEKLASEVEVRWITSGHTPPYPDPSVIGEFAQQLEELQAGKHDPPNKVDAGNWGEVDEYVFPRVKVWINDAARK
- a CDS encoding D-glycerate dehydrogenase, which translates into the protein MAHRVLHVDKSILNPEKQQLLRECLHESCELVIPESFDTETILREAKTARVMITGFAPLTGEMMRAAPDLCAVGRGGTGMDSVDVATATALNIPAMNTPGIVRADPITEHALTFMLMLSRRPWLWKLGRTTVQHNELKGATLGIVGLGNIGQGVAKRSAPFGMKILAHTRTRGKFKPEGFAIEEVESLGDLLPHADYVILSMPLTEENRGLIGENELEMMKDSAFLINVGRGAHIDSDALASALAGGKLGGAGLDVTEPEPLPDGHPLLGMPNALISPHNSTHSAGVQRRSVEFLCENIRRAVEGERVASLVNPEVYD
- a CDS encoding NADPH:quinone reductase; translated protein: MKAIHVHEFGGPEVMKFEDAADPTAGAGQILVDMRAAGVNPVDTTFRSGAHPLSKSLELPWTPGIDAAGEVIEVGAGVEGFKAGDRVFGAAMSGGYAEKATLNALRTAHIPSNLSFEDCASFPVVLYTAFYAVVVKGGIQPGQTFLIHAGAGGVGSMAIQIAKASGAKVITTVSSKEKGDVAASLGADVVVNYRDEDFASRCASETGGQGVDAVIEMVATENFDGSCRALKKGGTMVLLGSGTGKNPTGSISYPPFYSKDIDVRGMSLFNADSVFPDMLRQVNHLLEAGMVRPLLGEVIPIAEAARAHDVLMTGKVAGKIVLKI
- a CDS encoding cupin domain-containing protein, whose amino-acid sequence is MPELIEAPTRIEAAGNKPKLIDEYIGRVNSGEEGASIAHMRSPGGWVEPGQTPEFDEFTVVLKGALRVEYEGGAMEVNAGQVVVCRGGEWVRYSTPGAAGAEYIAVCLPAFSMETVSRD
- a CDS encoding DMT family transporter, with translation MIEGGEGTEAATKSGTVELVAGCTSLVIVWGLTQPVIKAAYAGLSPFALIWLRAALSALTLTVWMLVMRVPDRVTHTNPRAELGHRILNGILHNAYILFLYIGMTSTQAARASILLYTQPVWVMLFAALVFPGERITPRRALGFGAAMAGTVVIFAQRLAGQSELWADSFLVIAAVLWAVQAIHFKRFLSGSDMFAVTRWAMLIGTPLYLALSLLTEDGGRYAFGAAEIYAVFHMGVISSGLILVLWAHLMLKHSPARVSVFLFLTPAVGVAASAIILGESLGWNLLAGAVLTISGVWLVTVEGRKSLSK
- a CDS encoding PrpF family protein translates to MTQRKIPAAFYRGGTSRAIFFHAKDMTEDPKIRDAIFLRAIGSPDPNSRQLDGLGGGTPSLSKVAFIAPSSRPDADVDFTFGQVSINSPQVDYAGNCGNMSSAVGHFAVDEGLVPSPADGEATVRIHNTNTGKIIISKFQVEGGCAAVEGDYELPGVAGTGSPIRLEFTDPGGASTGKLLPSGAPVDIFDIEGIGEIAVSMVDATTPCIFVRARDLGISGTEAPGAIDTNRGVMVNLEQIRAEAAVRMGISPDRRSASEFSPLVPKVGIVAPPGEYLDQAGSLVPADTYDILSRMMTMGTIHRAYPLTGSMCLAVAARIPGSIPYEAARTKEGDLLLGHASGTQPIGAYVSETADGPHAEKIIVYRTARRLMEGAVLVPESVFER
- a CDS encoding MBL fold metallo-hydrolase, yielding MSPEGWYRVEEIAPGTYQLTEGGRWKMFLFIGDEKALLLDGGVGFGDLRALCESLTDKPIEHVLTHTHWDHIGSAHRWESVGVHPLGADQLTNDHAVRCTEVISGWADGLPFPPEFEPEGYKIKPGKVGREVKEGDVLDLGGRTLRVWDTPGHSPCSISLLDDKEGVLISGDLVKPLQPLNLRVATAVLSDYGPSLRKLEKIANENEVKWVCSGHTDAFPDPSIIGEMAELVEGIAEGKHDPPQKMKHPSGDRFDVYRGTRFSVWINEAARK
- a CDS encoding MBL fold metallo-hydrolase; amino-acid sequence: MDTQNWYDVQEFAPNTYMFTEASRWNIFLFIGEEKALVLDGGIGVGSVRKLCESITDLPIDHVLTHTHWDHVGAMHEWDAIGVHPNGKAQLANDYSAGCKDFVENWKGKPFPEGFDPGSFTIPPGNFGWEVKEGDVIDLGGRTLRVWDTPGHSPCSISLYDDKEGVLVTGDLVRSGEVLFIQVPTAVFSEYGPSLRTLEKIAEENEAKWVCSGHTGPHSDRSIIGQMAGVVEDIWAGKHEPPKKVEAGKWGVIDEYDVSGVKVWTNDNARK
- a CDS encoding alpha/beta fold hydrolase, with product MAKVKIIGSEHWTHHGGADLYMWRKRRQGLRKPAGSVILVHGSSMASTPSFDLTVPGRPGHSLMDYLAERNFDVWTVDHEGYGRSTKDRKVHAGIKRGAEDLLATAKYIRKTSGAKSFLMYGISSGALRAALFAQKYPQFVKRVILDAFVWTGKGSPTLKDRAKKFATAKATDRRAIHSKFIRTIFSRDKHAKAARPDVIKAFAEACCELDDSVPNGTYIDMTRHLPVINPRKLTVPVLITRGEWDGIASYEDLIEFFNLLPNPDKQFAVMPGISHASLQMKNFEIVFHLIGSYFSQPDPVFKG